A stretch of Halomonas elongata DSM 2581 DNA encodes these proteins:
- the tal gene encoding transaldolase has protein sequence MTHRLDALRRHSLVVADTGDLDAIRRYQPHDATTNPSLILKAFDLPGYQSLINQELAAVKAENSDHREEHAVDRLSVAMGSEIAKVIPGRVSTEVAARLSFDTQASIHRAHKLMALYEQHGVSRDRVLIKLASTWEGIRAAEVLEREGINCNLTLLFSDAQAQACFDAGVFLISPFVGRVSDWYKKDTGRDFTPDTDPGVQFVRGVCQRATQGGYDTVVMGASFRNTGQVLALAGCPRLTIAPPLLEELATTPGTVTPRMLMARGGGPRPSPLTESAFRWHHNQDPMANDKLAEGIRRFDADQECLEARIADRLASF, from the coding sequence ATGACACATCGCCTCGACGCACTTCGTCGGCACTCCCTGGTGGTCGCAGACACTGGAGACCTGGATGCCATCCGGCGCTACCAGCCCCACGACGCCACCACCAATCCCTCGCTGATTCTCAAGGCCTTCGACTTGCCGGGCTACCAGTCGTTGATCAATCAGGAACTCGCTGCAGTCAAGGCCGAGAACAGTGATCACCGGGAAGAGCATGCCGTGGACCGACTCTCCGTGGCCATGGGAAGCGAGATCGCCAAGGTGATACCCGGCCGAGTATCCACCGAAGTGGCCGCCCGACTATCCTTTGATACCCAAGCCAGTATCCACAGAGCTCACAAGTTGATGGCACTCTATGAGCAACATGGCGTTTCCAGAGATCGTGTCCTGATCAAACTCGCCTCGACCTGGGAAGGTATTCGCGCCGCCGAGGTACTGGAAAGAGAAGGCATCAACTGCAACCTGACTCTGTTGTTCAGCGACGCTCAGGCTCAGGCCTGTTTCGATGCCGGCGTCTTCCTGATCTCGCCCTTCGTCGGGCGGGTCTCGGACTGGTACAAGAAGGATACTGGCCGGGACTTCACTCCCGACACCGACCCCGGCGTACAGTTCGTGCGTGGCGTCTGTCAACGGGCCACCCAGGGCGGCTACGACACTGTGGTCATGGGAGCCAGTTTCCGCAACACTGGTCAGGTGCTGGCTCTGGCGGGATGTCCACGATTGACGATCGCACCACCATTGCTTGAGGAACTCGCCACCACGCCAGGTACCGTCACTCCCAGAATGCTCATGGCACGCGGTGGTGGCCCCCGTCCGTCCCCGCTCACGGAATCCGCCTTCCGTTGGCATCACAATCAGGATCCCATGGCCAATGACAAGCTGGCCGAGGGCATTCGACGTTTCGACGCGGATCAAGAATGCCTGGAGGCAAGGATCGCCGACCGTCTGGCATCTTTCTGA